GCGATCTCGCTCGGCGTGGGGATCTTCGGCGCCTATGCCTTCGCCCGGCTCAGGTTCCGATTCCGCAGAGCCATCCTGTTGCTCTTCCTCTCCACCTACATGCTGCCACCGATCGCGCTGGTCATCTCGCTCTACCTTACGATGGCCCGCCTGCACCTGCTTGACACCAGGCTGGGGCTCATCCTGGTGTACTGCTCGTTCATCACACCGTTCGTGCTCTGGATAATGAGCGGCTACTTCCAGAGCATCCCCAGGGAGCTCGAGGACGCCGCACGCATCGACGGCTGTACCAGGATCGGAGCCCTCTTCCGGGTGATCCTTCCGCTGGCACGCTCCGGGATTCTCGCCACGGCACTGTTTGGCTTTCTCTTAGCCTGGGACGAGTTCCTTTACGCCCTGATCTTCACCTCATCGCTCAACTCCAAGACCATCCCGGTAGCCATAGCCGAGTTCACCGGGCGCCACACCGTCAACTTCGGCATGCAGGCGACCGGCGGGATCCTTGCCTCGCTCCCCCCGCTGGCGATCGCCTTCGTGTTCCAGCGTTACCTGGTGGGAGGGCTCGCATCCGGCGCGGTGAAGGGGTAGAGGTCATTCTGGCGATTTCCTGAATAAGAGGCAGAAAGGAGATGGAGAAACCTTGACGTACTTGCAGGATATCCTCGACCAGCCGGAGAACATCGAACGGGTCGGCCGTTTCTTCGCGGCGGAGCTCCAGAAGTTG
The DNA window shown above is from Rubrobacter naiadicus and carries:
- a CDS encoding carbohydrate ABC transporter permease: MGYRVFIHAAAVVVAVTVLAPFAWLLISSIAAPADLLSRPLHWIPAHPSLSRYENVLFNPQNGSAATFRAGMRNSAIVAASSVAISLGVGIFGAYAFARLRFRFRRAILLLFLSTYMLPPIALVISLYLTMARLHLLDTRLGLILVYCSFITPFVLWIMSGYFQSIPRELEDAARIDGCTRIGALFRVILPLARSGILATALFGFLLAWDEFLYALIFTSSLNSKTIPVAIAEFTGRHTVNFGMQATGGILASLPPLAIAFVFQRYLVGGLASGAVKG